From Pedobacter indicus, a single genomic window includes:
- a CDS encoding response regulator transcription factor encodes MMRKKILFIEDDLGLAVPLKEFFEDHGFEVFVSTTGEEGLALYNEKKPDLILLDIILPDKNGFDIISTIRDKDLTTPAILITGTEFNDENQIRAYELGSLNFMPKPILPQAVLALIQHVLSVPKELKSYKIGAYEIQLQSQTLTISSDKHNLREKDAKLMEFLLERKDLVISRQVLLKQIWHSDDYKYNNLLDAAIYRVRQLLKDYPGIVIKNVYGSGYMLKSLS; translated from the coding sequence AAATATTATTTATAGAGGATGATCTAGGTCTGGCTGTTCCATTGAAGGAATTCTTTGAAGATCACGGCTTTGAAGTGTTTGTTTCTACGACTGGAGAAGAGGGCTTGGCTTTGTATAATGAGAAGAAGCCTGATTTGATTCTTCTGGATATTATTTTGCCAGATAAAAATGGATTTGATATTATTTCTACGATTCGGGATAAAGACCTGACAACACCCGCTATCTTAATAACGGGAACGGAGTTTAATGACGAGAACCAAATTCGAGCTTATGAACTGGGCAGCTTAAATTTTATGCCTAAGCCTATCTTGCCACAAGCGGTTTTGGCTTTGATACAGCATGTATTGAGTGTGCCGAAAGAGCTTAAAAGCTACAAAATAGGAGCTTATGAGATACAGCTTCAGTCGCAAACGCTAACGATTAGTTCGGATAAACACAATTTACGTGAAAAGGATGCCAAATTAATGGAGTTCTTATTGGAAAGAAAGGATCTGGTTATTTCCCGGCAAGTGCTCTTGAAGCAAATTTGGCACTCGGATGATTACAAATACAATAACCTGCTTGACGCGGCAATTTATAGGGTACGGCAATTATTGAAGGATTACCCTGGTATAGTTATAAAAAATGTGTACGGCAGCGGTTATATGCTGAAGTCGCTTTCTTAA
- a CDS encoding glycosyltransferase family 2 protein yields MKVSIIIPVFQVADFIERSLTSALNQSYGNIEVILVDDCGTDNSMALARSVLDKHPRGSSASIVVHEKNRGLSAARNTGVVHATGDYVYFLDSDDEITNNCIELMMEPIGESDLDFVIADYEVAGSDIPYPPLRLARGPLRSDERILLSYLNEDWYMMAWNKLVNRDFLLANNLTFKEGLIHEDNLWSFQLACLAESAFVISDSTYIYHIQDESITQKPSLKNFKSYLRIIDNMQEFVDKDNKLKSHLEVYQFIERLKSYFFFRIATADIDERFKIAAYKHLRKDSYKNALLYLSKHKFLKSKVRIKFHSRLIMHYLMPVDRGYQNYKKLVVDVHGG; encoded by the coding sequence ATGAAGGTTTCAATCATCATACCCGTTTTTCAAGTAGCAGACTTTATCGAACGTTCGCTCACATCAGCATTAAACCAAAGCTATGGAAATATTGAGGTCATCTTGGTTGATGATTGTGGAACGGATAATAGCATGGCTCTTGCCCGGTCAGTCTTAGACAAGCACCCCCGTGGCTCCTCGGCGTCAATTGTCGTCCATGAAAAAAACCGCGGCTTATCCGCCGCACGCAATACCGGTGTCGTGCACGCAACGGGAGACTATGTGTACTTTTTGGATAGCGATGATGAGATAACCAATAACTGCATCGAACTGATGATGGAGCCCATAGGAGAATCGGATCTTGACTTCGTCATTGCCGACTACGAAGTAGCCGGCTCCGATATACCTTATCCACCGCTCCGTCTGGCTCGGGGACCGTTGCGCTCGGACGAGCGGATTTTGTTGAGCTACCTGAATGAAGATTGGTACATGATGGCCTGGAACAAGCTGGTTAACAGAGATTTTCTACTCGCAAACAATCTCACCTTCAAAGAAGGTTTGATCCATGAAGATAATTTATGGTCTTTTCAGCTTGCCTGTTTAGCCGAATCAGCCTTCGTTATCAGCGATAGTACTTATATCTACCACATACAGGATGAATCCATCACTCAGAAACCTTCGCTAAAGAATTTTAAATCCTACTTGCGGATTATAGATAACATGCAGGAGTTTGTAGATAAAGACAATAAGCTAAAATCACATCTTGAAGTATACCAGTTTATCGAGCGATTGAAATCGTATTTCTTCTTTCGGATTGCGACGGCGGATATAGACGAGCGCTTCAAAATTGCCGCTTACAAGCATTTGCGAAAGGATAGTTATAAAAATGCGTTGCTTTACCTATCGAAACATAAATTTCTGAAATCAAAAGTAAGGATCAAATTCCACTCGCGGTTAATCATGCACTATTTAATGCCGGTAGACCGGGGTTATCAGAATTACAAGAAACTCGTGGTGGATGTTCATGGAGGTTAA
- a CDS encoding polysaccharide pyruvyl transferase family protein — MMHFTEKVESLKARIIDQVKPLIQEDFVYLDLPYHNNIGDTLIWEGTLQFFKHIPHRCTYKSSVVTFKESRINPKGGTILLHGGGNFGDLWPEHQRFRMDIIQNYPYHRIIILPQTFFYEDQELMKKDAKIMAQHPDLHICARDDKSFALLSEHFSDNYILLVPDMAFCIPKQVLEKYRVNEEDKTLILKRKDKELPEGSIEKLQPAGKNIEIRDWPSLETSEPPSKKLFAISNNKYSSRGMVDWYAHHIFKNKLLKIGVAFVSQYKEIYTTRLHVAILAVLLHKHCYFLDNSYGKNSTFYSTWFSDLEGISFIK, encoded by the coding sequence ATGATGCATTTTACCGAGAAAGTAGAATCTTTAAAAGCACGGATTATTGATCAGGTAAAACCGCTGATCCAGGAAGATTTTGTTTACCTGGACCTTCCCTATCATAATAATATCGGTGACACGCTTATCTGGGAAGGGACTCTGCAATTTTTTAAGCATATCCCTCATCGATGTACCTATAAATCATCTGTTGTAACATTCAAAGAATCAAGAATCAATCCTAAAGGCGGCACCATCCTGCTTCATGGTGGTGGTAATTTCGGCGATCTTTGGCCCGAGCACCAACGCTTCCGGATGGATATCATTCAGAACTATCCTTATCACCGGATCATTATTTTACCACAAACTTTCTTCTATGAAGATCAGGAGCTGATGAAGAAGGACGCCAAAATCATGGCACAGCATCCAGACCTCCACATCTGTGCGCGCGATGATAAATCGTTCGCCCTGCTTAGCGAGCACTTTAGCGACAACTATATCCTACTCGTGCCGGACATGGCCTTTTGTATACCTAAGCAAGTGCTGGAAAAATACCGTGTTAATGAAGAAGACAAAACGTTGATTCTGAAAAGGAAAGACAAAGAGCTTCCCGAGGGTAGCATTGAGAAGTTGCAGCCGGCCGGCAAGAACATTGAGATCCGCGACTGGCCTTCACTTGAAACCAGCGAACCGCCTTCAAAAAAGCTGTTCGCTATTTCAAACAATAAATACAGTTCCAGAGGTATGGTAGACTGGTACGCACACCATATTTTTAAAAACAAACTTCTCAAGATCGGTGTTGCTTTTGTCAGTCAGTATAAAGAAATTTATACAACCCGTTTACATGTAGCCATTTTAGCCGTTTTACTGCACAAGCATTGTTATTTTTTGGATAATTCGTATGGGAAGAACAGTACGTTTTACAGCACCTGGTTCAGCGATCTGGAAGGCATCAGCTTTATCAAATAA
- a CDS encoding GlcG/HbpS family heme-binding protein yields MNITLDQAEKIISTAKEKARSLETKMNIAVVDAGANLVAFVRMDGAWLGSLDISIKKAKTARFFDMNTGSVGELSQPGGSLYNIEHSNNGLITFPGGIPIKDASGEIVGAIGVSGSTVENDHTVAEAGANAI; encoded by the coding sequence ATGAATATTACACTAGACCAGGCAGAGAAAATAATTTCTACTGCAAAAGAAAAAGCCAGATCACTGGAAACGAAGATGAACATTGCTGTAGTCGATGCCGGCGCTAACTTGGTAGCATTTGTTCGTATGGATGGAGCTTGGTTAGGTTCTTTGGATATATCGATAAAGAAAGCAAAGACAGCCCGTTTCTTTGATATGAATACTGGTTCTGTCGGAGAACTATCTCAACCGGGAGGTTCTTTATACAACATCGAACACTCAAATAATGGGTTGATTACTTTTCCCGGTGGTATCCCGATTAAAGATGCGTCAGGAGAAATTGTAGGAGCGATTGGGGTAAGCGGAAGTACCGTAGAAAACGATCATACTGTTGCAGAAGCCGGCGCAAACGCAATCTAA
- a CDS encoding DinB family protein encodes MKKLAYLLLAAFLVTNYSIAQTKYPEPVVTKVSKSDQDDKAFMLNYYQQTLDNLNKSVAGLTEEQLNFKPAPDRWSISQCLEHIVTTEKMLFEMTKKGMEAPANPEDRDDIKVTDEQVIAGMTDRSHKAQAPEQLLPDGKYKDAQTAIADLEKARKPILEYINAVPLDELRNHVGKSPMGSFDSYQSFLYIPGHTARHTAQIEEVKADNNFPKIKK; translated from the coding sequence ATGAAAAAGCTCGCCTACCTCCTATTAGCAGCATTCCTTGTTACTAATTACAGCATCGCCCAAACAAAATATCCAGAACCTGTTGTTACAAAAGTTTCAAAATCCGATCAGGATGATAAAGCTTTTATGCTGAACTATTATCAGCAGACCTTAGACAATCTTAATAAAAGTGTGGCCGGTCTAACCGAGGAACAATTGAACTTCAAACCAGCACCTGATCGATGGTCTATCAGTCAGTGCCTTGAACATATTGTGACAACTGAGAAGATGCTCTTCGAAATGACCAAAAAGGGAATGGAAGCTCCCGCGAACCCGGAAGATCGGGACGATATCAAAGTAACGGACGAACAGGTTATTGCCGGTATGACCGATCGCAGTCATAAAGCTCAGGCCCCAGAGCAGCTTCTCCCTGACGGCAAATACAAAGATGCACAAACAGCAATTGCCGATCTTGAAAAAGCAAGGAAGCCTATTTTAGAATATATTAATGCAGTCCCTCTAGACGAGTTACGTAACCATGTAGGCAAATCACCTATGGGCTCTTTTGATTCCTATCAGTCATTCCTGTATATCCCAGGTCATACCGCCCGGCATACCGCACAAATCGAGGAAGTAAAAGCGGACAATAACTTTCCCAAAATTAAGAAATAG
- a CDS encoding alpha/beta hydrolase: MKILNVPKLGLLIPFFFMMINISQPDISGGQLSVQAPAESGKGHTLQLDRQTVLDSMQAVMGPLPERSSMKPADLQIRDSLVTDKYTRYLVTLKVTDNEEATCYLYIPVGAEEKKNVADKDKIAAMLVLHGTGNLGKRLVDGESPKENRAHAKELAERGYVVIAPDYPSMGEQLDYNFDTDRYQSGTMKAIVNHMRCVDLLQSLDFVDPERIGVIGHSLGGHNSIFVAAFDPRLKVVVTSCGWTKMAYYNGGATADRIKPWAQKRYMPLIGDKYSTNGDDFPFDFDEVIATLAPRAFFSNSPVNDHNFDVEGVKAGVPLITEAYKTANAFDQLQVRYPDAEHDFPPKVRFEAYEFIDRVLKHSH, encoded by the coding sequence ATGAAAATATTGAATGTCCCTAAACTTGGATTGCTGATCCCTTTTTTCTTCATGATGATAAACATCTCCCAACCGGATATTTCTGGGGGGCAGCTTTCGGTGCAAGCGCCCGCAGAATCAGGAAAAGGGCACACATTGCAACTAGATCGGCAGACCGTGTTGGATAGTATGCAGGCGGTGATGGGGCCATTACCTGAACGATCAAGTATGAAACCAGCTGATCTGCAAATTCGGGATAGTCTGGTAACGGACAAATACACTCGCTATCTGGTTACCCTGAAGGTAACCGATAATGAAGAGGCTACTTGTTATCTGTATATTCCGGTCGGTGCTGAAGAAAAAAAGAATGTAGCGGATAAGGATAAAATAGCGGCTATGCTAGTTTTGCACGGCACAGGTAATTTGGGCAAGAGGCTGGTGGATGGTGAAAGTCCAAAGGAGAATCGCGCGCACGCAAAAGAGCTGGCTGAACGTGGGTATGTGGTGATTGCTCCTGACTATCCGAGCATGGGCGAGCAGCTCGATTATAATTTTGATACAGATCGTTATCAATCGGGAACAATGAAAGCAATTGTTAACCACATGCGCTGTGTGGATCTGCTACAATCATTGGATTTTGTTGATCCGGAGCGAATTGGGGTGATCGGGCATTCGCTCGGCGGACATAATTCGATATTTGTCGCTGCTTTTGATCCGCGGTTGAAAGTGGTGGTAACGAGTTGCGGCTGGACTAAAATGGCTTATTATAATGGGGGAGCTACTGCCGACAGGATAAAACCATGGGCACAAAAACGCTATATGCCATTAATCGGTGACAAGTATAGTACAAACGGTGACGATTTTCCTTTCGATTTTGATGAAGTAATTGCCACGTTAGCCCCCCGGGCTTTCTTTTCAAACTCACCGGTTAACGATCACAACTTTGATGTTGAGGGAGTGAAGGCTGGGGTGCCCTTGATTACAGAAGCATATAAGACAGCAAATGCCTTTGATCAATTACAGGTTCGTTATCCGGATGCAGAGCATGATTTTCCACCTAAAGTTCGTTTTGAAGCCTATGAATTTATTGATCGGGTGCTTAAGCACAGCCATTGA
- a CDS encoding OmpH family outer membrane protein produces the protein MKNTFVKAGLALLISASMMACNNQGAPANTASNDSLATNNKVLTTESIVYVNSDSLLNNYEYFKDVRTRFEEKAKKAQADLQSKGTAFQREVADYQKNAGTMTAEQRANTEERLARKQEELGRLNQNASSSLAQEEMEENAKLYEKVSTYLKKHSKEKGYKFVLTYSTSNPAVLYADDALEITKEVVTGLNAEYEKEQKEKK, from the coding sequence ATGAAAAATACCTTTGTAAAAGCTGGTCTGGCCCTGTTGATATCAGCAAGTATGATGGCATGTAATAATCAGGGAGCCCCAGCGAATACAGCATCAAACGACAGTTTAGCAACAAATAACAAAGTTCTGACAACCGAATCCATTGTCTATGTAAATTCAGATTCTTTGTTGAACAACTACGAATATTTCAAGGATGTAAGAACCCGATTTGAGGAAAAAGCAAAGAAAGCGCAAGCCGATTTGCAATCAAAAGGAACGGCATTTCAACGTGAAGTAGCGGATTACCAAAAGAATGCCGGAACCATGACTGCAGAGCAGCGTGCCAATACCGAAGAAAGACTGGCCCGCAAACAAGAAGAATTAGGTCGCTTGAACCAGAACGCAAGCAGCTCTTTGGCTCAGGAAGAAATGGAAGAAAACGCTAAATTGTACGAAAAAGTTTCCACATATTTAAAGAAACACTCAAAAGAAAAAGGATACAAATTCGTATTGACCTACTCTACCTCGAACCCAGCTGTGCTTTATGCTGACGATGCTTTGGAAATTACCAAGGAAGTCGTTACCGGATTAAACGCTGAATACGAAAAAGAGCAGAAAGAAAAGAAATAA
- a CDS encoding sodium:solute symporter family protein, giving the protein MNWIDTIIFIVYFIVMLGVGFFFSNKNKDEKDYFVGGGKMKSGHVGLSVVATDVGGGFSIGLGGVGFTMGLSGSWLLFTGLIGAWVSAVILIPLVYKWQAQHGKHFLTMAQVFGFLYNRKVAVVAAIICIIGYTGFTSSQFLAGAKLTSVTFPSMGIDNMLIIMGGIAVAYTMLGGMKAVIYTDMIQWIILLAGLMLVAVPLTWVALGGYEGIIPYLSADMLSLTANLEWQHIVNWSVTIIPIWFVGMTLYQRIFACENQKEAQKAWYIAGILEWPFMAFTGVLLGMLANVAIQQGVVPVEGGAITDSEMGMPLLIQSILPTGLTGVVVAAYFSAVLSTADSCLMAASGSFVGDLIPESKKNEKTIVRFSQIATLIFGVFAIWLAFSMENVLSLMLYAYAFMVSGLFTPIIAAMFLKRVYSEAALAAMIVGGTVTITLIISGVDLPYQLDANVFGLSSSAIIYALVHWTLSARSRQLMPDRVN; this is encoded by the coding sequence ATGAATTGGATTGATACAATCATTTTCATTGTCTATTTTATTGTTATGCTCGGCGTGGGTTTCTTTTTCTCTAATAAGAACAAGGATGAAAAAGATTACTTTGTTGGCGGCGGTAAGATGAAAAGCGGCCATGTAGGGCTTTCTGTCGTCGCCACCGATGTCGGCGGTGGCTTTTCCATCGGCCTTGGAGGCGTAGGCTTCACGATGGGCCTCTCCGGCTCCTGGTTGCTTTTTACCGGACTCATCGGTGCCTGGGTCAGCGCAGTTATCTTAATCCCCCTCGTATATAAATGGCAAGCACAGCATGGCAAACATTTCCTGACTATGGCGCAGGTTTTCGGCTTTCTTTATAACCGCAAGGTGGCGGTCGTAGCAGCCATTATATGTATCATCGGCTATACAGGTTTTACCAGCTCGCAATTCCTTGCAGGCGCCAAGCTAACTTCCGTCACCTTCCCTTCCATGGGGATCGATAATATGCTTATCATCATGGGGGGTATAGCGGTCGCCTATACCATGCTTGGTGGCATGAAAGCTGTGATTTATACCGACATGATTCAGTGGATCATCCTCTTGGCCGGACTGATGCTCGTAGCGGTACCCTTAACCTGGGTAGCCTTGGGTGGTTACGAGGGTATCATACCTTATCTTTCGGCCGATATGCTATCCTTAACAGCGAATCTCGAATGGCAGCATATCGTCAACTGGAGTGTTACCATCATACCGATCTGGTTTGTAGGGATGACCTTATACCAACGGATTTTCGCTTGCGAAAACCAGAAAGAAGCCCAAAAAGCATGGTATATAGCTGGTATACTCGAGTGGCCCTTTATGGCCTTTACCGGTGTCTTATTAGGGATGCTGGCCAATGTTGCTATCCAACAGGGCGTTGTGCCTGTCGAAGGCGGTGCCATTACCGATAGCGAAATGGGTATGCCGCTTCTGATACAAAGCATCCTACCGACAGGTCTTACAGGTGTCGTAGTTGCAGCCTATTTCTCAGCAGTGCTGTCGACCGCCGATAGCTGTTTAATGGCTGCTTCGGGGAGCTTTGTAGGCGACTTGATTCCCGAAAGCAAGAAAAACGAAAAAACCATTGTCCGCTTTTCGCAAATTGCAACCTTGATTTTTGGCGTATTTGCTATCTGGTTGGCTTTTAGTATGGAAAATGTACTTTCCTTAATGCTCTATGCCTATGCATTTATGGTGTCCGGCCTGTTTACACCGATTATAGCCGCCATGTTTTTGAAAAGGGTTTATTCCGAAGCCGCTCTAGCTGCTATGATTGTTGGTGGTACAGTAACTATCACGCTGATCATTTCAGGCGTCGACCTACCCTATCAGCTTGATGCCAATGTCTTTGGTTTAAGTTCTTCGGCCATCATCTATGCGCTGGTGCACTGGACCCTATCGGCCCGATCGCGTCAATTAATGCCCGATCGTGTCAATTAA
- a CDS encoding DUF4488 domain-containing protein, giving the protein MKKTFLILALGLLLSTFILAQQKENNSIVGMWQLGKAVNNGHEANINNIVQLKQYLDNGDFQAFVSTGPGKVFQTMKGTYQLKNDSVYSETIQVAINPGMVGRTYDILYKVNETQLDLDGKVTIPNATDSSVIDTFSYKEKWNRVQQFRP; this is encoded by the coding sequence ATGAAAAAGACCTTTTTAATCTTGGCTCTAGGGCTCTTGCTCTCGACCTTCATACTGGCTCAACAAAAAGAAAATAATTCAATCGTTGGAATGTGGCAATTAGGAAAAGCTGTAAACAATGGTCACGAAGCAAATATTAATAATATTGTTCAGTTGAAGCAATATCTTGACAACGGAGATTTTCAGGCTTTTGTAAGTACTGGACCTGGTAAAGTTTTTCAGACGATGAAAGGGACTTACCAACTTAAGAATGACTCGGTTTATTCAGAAACCATTCAAGTGGCGATTAACCCGGGGATGGTCGGACGTACCTATGATATTCTCTATAAAGTAAATGAAACTCAACTGGATCTGGATGGAAAAGTAACGATTCCGAACGCAACCGATTCAAGCGTTATTGACACCTTCAGTTATAAGGAAAAATGGAATCGGGTTCAACAGTTTCGGCCTTAA
- a CDS encoding GNAT family N-acetyltransferase: MKIDLKILKTSETAQFESLISIFHTAFNMQPDEEASTAHLHKLLRRDSFLVMVATADDEVIGGLTIYLLDQYYSEKPLAYIYDFAIMEKYQRKGIGKQLMDFANAYCKKIGAQEAYVEAGQADINAVSFYRATKPSKEEEVLHFSYDLENDQT; this comes from the coding sequence ATGAAAATAGACCTTAAAATTCTAAAAACAAGCGAAACAGCTCAGTTCGAAAGTTTAATCTCCATTTTCCATACCGCTTTCAATATGCAGCCTGATGAAGAAGCAAGTACAGCTCATTTGCATAAGCTGTTGCGCAGAGATTCCTTTTTGGTGATGGTGGCCACTGCTGATGATGAAGTGATTGGCGGATTGACCATTTATCTATTGGATCAGTATTATTCTGAAAAACCGCTGGCTTATATCTATGATTTTGCAATCATGGAAAAATACCAAAGAAAGGGCATCGGAAAGCAATTAATGGACTTTGCAAATGCTTATTGCAAAAAGATTGGTGCTCAGGAAGCTTATGTTGAAGCTGGACAAGCAGATATAAATGCAGTCTCTTTCTACCGAGCCACGAAGCCTAGCAAAGAAGAAGAAGTCCTACACTTCAGCTATGACCTTGAGAACGACCAAACCTGA
- a CDS encoding HD domain-containing protein, with the protein MEKILEEIKEFADKAHGNQLRKYTPDRYIVHPVRVMLLCREYTEDIPILAAALLHDVLEDTSITEQEMKDFLISKMELENAIKTLKYVIELTDVYTKKDYPQLNRKQRKAKEFQRLKQISGEAQTIKYADIIDNSKEIVDHDPSFAPVFLSEYKSLLKDLTEGNRELYDRAKETVNEAMP; encoded by the coding sequence ATGGAAAAGATACTTGAAGAGATAAAAGAATTCGCAGATAAGGCTCATGGGAATCAACTACGAAAATACACTCCCGACCGATACATTGTGCATCCCGTACGTGTTATGTTGCTCTGTAGGGAGTACACAGAGGATATCCCTATTTTAGCTGCAGCCCTTCTACACGATGTTTTGGAAGATACATCGATCACGGAACAGGAAATGAAAGACTTCCTTATCAGCAAAATGGAGTTAGAGAATGCAATAAAAACATTGAAGTACGTTATTGAACTTACGGATGTTTACACGAAAAAAGATTACCCACAACTAAACCGCAAACAGCGAAAGGCAAAAGAATTCCAACGTCTCAAACAAATCAGTGGTGAAGCACAGACCATTAAATATGCGGATATCATCGACAATTCCAAAGAAATCGTTGACCATGACCCCAGCTTTGCACCTGTCTTTCTTTCGGAATACAAAAGCCTTCTCAAAGACTTAACGGAAGGAAACCGAGAACTTTATGACCGTGCGAAAGAGACGGTCAATGAAGCAATGCCTTAA